In Trichocoleus desertorum NBK24, the following are encoded in one genomic region:
- a CDS encoding Npun_R2821/Npun_R2822 family protein, whose product MTNGIYTLANDFVYDQLVALLNSIEANAGKEIPVCVIAYDNQVEKVKAEVEARKNVALLNDSALFTRWEDFSFEVWKTHPTALQTWRDRGISTRFYRIGENHRYCAFDQDSPFEKFIYLDADTLVMDSLDPVFEKLDESDVVVYDFQYKDPSHIYNLQSEKLYQVFSSERINQEIFCSGFYASKRGLLDQERKDWLISQLQNGDSDILYPSAPNQSVLNYMVMKSGMSVYNFVHQLPTAEVTGNSVASSHFELKNNVLYDKAQRLTYLHYIGLSSKLFSRLCAGENIDFPYRDVFLHYRYLHEPDKQPQFRDKPKPYNAPPSLKKRVMKKLGLAR is encoded by the coding sequence ATGACTAATGGCATTTATACCCTAGCAAATGATTTTGTTTACGATCAACTTGTCGCGCTGCTCAACAGTATAGAAGCTAATGCTGGCAAGGAAATCCCAGTTTGTGTAATTGCTTATGATAATCAAGTTGAGAAGGTGAAAGCTGAAGTTGAAGCAAGAAAAAATGTGGCTTTGCTCAATGATTCAGCTCTTTTCACACGTTGGGAAGATTTTTCTTTTGAAGTATGGAAAACTCACCCAACAGCGTTGCAAACTTGGCGCGATCGCGGTATCTCAACTCGTTTTTATCGGATAGGAGAAAATCATCGTTATTGTGCCTTCGATCAAGATAGTCCTTTTGAGAAATTTATTTATCTAGATGCAGATACTTTAGTTATGGACTCATTAGATCCCGTTTTTGAAAAGTTAGATGAAAGTGATGTAGTTGTTTATGACTTTCAGTATAAAGATCCTTCTCACATTTATAACTTGCAGTCAGAAAAGCTTTATCAAGTATTTTCCTCGGAGCGCATTAATCAGGAGATATTTTGTTCTGGATTCTATGCTTCTAAACGGGGATTGTTAGATCAAGAAAGGAAAGATTGGTTGATCTCTCAACTGCAAAACGGGGATTCTGACATTCTTTATCCATCAGCTCCTAACCAATCAGTATTGAACTATATGGTGATGAAGTCTGGGATGTCGGTTTATAATTTTGTTCACCAATTGCCGACTGCTGAAGTAACTGGAAACTCTGTTGCCTCCTCCCATTTTGAACTGAAGAACAATGTTCTGTATGACAAAGCTCAGCGCCTAACTTATCTGCACTATATTGGCTTGTCGTCCAAGCTTTTTAGTCGTCTGTGTGCTGGTGAAAACATTGATTTTCCCTACCGGGATGTTTTCTTGCATTATCGCTATTTACATGAGCCAGACAAACAACCTCAATTTAGGGATAAACCAAAGCCTTACAATGCACCGCCAAGTTTAAAGAAGCGGGTGATGAAAAAGTTGGGATTAGCTCGCTGA
- a CDS encoding glycosyltransferase family 10 domain-containing protein has protein sequence MDQKIVGMISSYQGLDPAPTDWLWKQTPHPFGNWGRAQMLAQSTQPNFLLMYQFNFSQKQSPQKSWLSQFYKQQKQKSSNLTEVSCHLRGVPQERIVYLLREPPLEEVVEKHKATYKTAQKYCGYVSGPDDFAPHPDYMPAIWYHSNSFAELNEMEPPQKVSMCSWITSGISRTENHRKRLEFLNLLQENEVKFDLYGRNLPIATQSRGELSNKWYGMAPYYYNLAIENYVDNDWYVSEKLWDSLLAWCLPIYYGGSAADKLLPPGSFLRLPSFDEKGLAYIQDVTSSPDAWHAAKAAIAEARQVILHKLNLLNWLSDFVAKYK, from the coding sequence ATGGATCAAAAGATTGTCGGGATGATCAGTAGCTATCAGGGTCTAGATCCCGCACCTACAGACTGGCTTTGGAAGCAAACTCCACACCCATTTGGCAATTGGGGGCGAGCTCAAATGTTGGCTCAGTCTACCCAACCAAATTTCTTGCTGATGTATCAGTTCAATTTTTCTCAGAAGCAAAGTCCGCAAAAATCGTGGCTCAGCCAGTTTTATAAACAGCAGAAACAGAAATCATCCAATCTCACAGAGGTAAGCTGCCATTTACGAGGAGTTCCTCAAGAACGCATCGTTTACCTACTAAGGGAACCACCCCTAGAGGAAGTAGTAGAAAAGCACAAAGCAACTTACAAAACAGCACAGAAGTACTGTGGCTACGTTAGCGGCCCAGATGACTTTGCGCCTCACCCCGACTATATGCCTGCCATTTGGTATCACTCCAACTCATTTGCTGAGCTAAATGAAATGGAGCCCCCACAAAAAGTGAGCATGTGTAGTTGGATTACGTCAGGTATTAGCCGCACAGAGAATCATCGCAAGCGTTTAGAGTTTCTGAACCTGCTACAGGAAAATGAAGTTAAGTTTGATCTGTATGGCCGAAATCTACCAATCGCCACTCAATCTAGAGGGGAGTTAAGTAATAAATGGTATGGGATGGCTCCTTACTATTACAATCTGGCCATTGAGAACTATGTAGATAACGATTGGTACGTCAGTGAAAAACTCTGGGATTCCCTTTTGGCTTGGTGTTTGCCAATTTACTATGGAGGATCTGCCGCTGATAAATTACTGCCACCCGGAAGCTTTTTGAGATTGCCCAGCTTCGATGAAAAGGGACTCGCCTATATCCAGGACGTGACCTCAAGTCCGGATGCCTGGCATGCAGCCAAGGCCGCGATCGCAGAGGCTCGTCAAGTAATTCTGCATAAATTAAACTTACTCAACTGGCTGTCTGACTTTGTTGCTAAGTACAAGTAG
- a CDS encoding glycosyltransferase, with amino-acid sequence MTAYYLFFARDTLPQPNKAYLVQIANSANAAANLGMPTVLTYLEKGAQALNPLTWIHPFHPKTPSVELVKFYNLQEKLKVASLPVAWPFDQVRSRFLNSSTLVCKYHFPVHIRPFTKLVHTRDWNFVKAAVRQGIPAIYEHHHHEEKQFELDIVQNPLFQIAVTVADTVRESMIQHGMPPEKVIKLHNGFNHLFLFRQPEKAAEWRSKLLKNERQSLVVYAGALQKFKGVDLLIEVAKELPHVQFALAGGNKSQVKDYQQRVRAQQIDNVCFLGHLSQDQLTSLVQAADALAHPHLSGEAATFTSPLKLFDYLASGNPIVATEIPSLTEFRSENAIAGWCEPDNPLQFAQCLQQVLDTYPRKPEGYSHIVEFARQFSWESRIAKILNHVDASMRPSVVG; translated from the coding sequence ATGACAGCGTACTACCTTTTTTTTGCTAGAGATACTTTGCCGCAACCTAATAAAGCTTACTTAGTACAGATTGCTAACTCTGCTAATGCCGCAGCTAATCTCGGAATGCCAACAGTCTTGACCTATCTTGAAAAGGGAGCACAAGCTCTCAACCCATTAACATGGATTCATCCTTTTCATCCTAAAACTCCCAGCGTAGAACTTGTAAAATTCTACAACTTACAAGAAAAGCTAAAAGTTGCTTCACTACCCGTAGCATGGCCTTTTGATCAAGTACGGAGTCGTTTTCTCAACTCTAGTACATTAGTCTGCAAGTACCACTTTCCGGTTCATATTCGACCTTTCACTAAACTTGTGCATACTCGTGACTGGAACTTTGTGAAAGCAGCTGTTCGACAAGGTATTCCTGCGATTTATGAGCACCATCATCATGAAGAGAAACAATTTGAACTAGATATTGTTCAGAACCCTTTGTTTCAGATTGCTGTTACAGTAGCGGATACAGTCCGTGAAAGTATGATTCAACATGGAATGCCACCTGAAAAAGTCATTAAATTGCACAATGGCTTTAATCATCTTTTCTTGTTTAGGCAACCTGAAAAAGCAGCAGAGTGGCGCAGTAAACTACTTAAGAATGAGCGCCAATCCTTAGTGGTATATGCTGGAGCTCTTCAGAAATTTAAAGGTGTTGATCTATTAATTGAAGTTGCTAAAGAGTTGCCCCATGTTCAATTTGCCCTAGCTGGTGGGAACAAATCTCAGGTCAAAGATTACCAACAAAGGGTAAGAGCACAACAAATTGATAATGTATGCTTTTTAGGCCATCTAAGCCAGGACCAGCTAACTAGTTTGGTGCAAGCAGCCGATGCTTTAGCACATCCTCATCTTTCTGGAGAAGCGGCTACTTTCACCTCTCCACTCAAACTATTTGATTATCTCGCTTCAGGAAATCCGATTGTTGCGACTGAAATTCCATCTTTAACTGAGTTTCGGTCTGAAAATGCGATCGCAGGCTGGTGTGAGCCAGATAACCCCCTCCAATTCGCTCAATGTCTTCAACAAGTTCTTGACACTTATCCTAGAAAACCAGAAGGATACTCACATATTGTTGAGTTTGCCCGCCAATTTTCTTGGGAGAGCAGAATTGCTAAGATTTTGAACCATGTAGATGCATCAATGCGGCCCTCTGTAGTTGGCTAG
- a CDS encoding ABC transporter ATP-binding protein, which yields MSPNQLLIKYALRYPFWNFITIILGFSGALFNGVSTTLIVPVVLSFLGQDVVLNSGPPIIRRILGLFGGAPEQYRLLLMLGAILLAIALKNVTGYINSLSAGHLARLLVNDLRKEGLRILLEVDLDFYSQIKIGDITNRIGNEVGRTAKSVQIIFQLVSTVATILVFVGILLSISWQLTLVSTGLLLLVNLTNQYWIQRSKEFGRTLTEVSRMYSNRLLDLLIGIRLIKSAGNEKKEYGQIEELIQAREKAEFRSQANSAAIGPVNEMSGLLAVLSILFVGRTFFFQQLEAVSAVLLTYLFVLFRLLPVIGQLNNARNTFANATASVEVVADFLRKDNKPFMASGSVTYKKLEKGIRFENVSFAYPSRNSLVLKNVDLWVPRGTTLALVGASGAGKSTMADLLPRFYDPTEGRITIDNQDLREFNLQSLRRAMGIVSQDTFLFNDSVLNNIAYGKEDATDEDVIEAAKRSNAYEFIVQLPQGFDTPLGDRGVLLSGGQRQRLAIARALLRNPEILILDEATSALDTVSERLVQQAIDELSRDRTTLVIAHRLSTVQKAHQIAVMDKGSVVELGSHEELLKQGGYYARLCLMQFSEDTQEALKVSKHDALSKTSYEIRTRLNSMIVSLKLIVDGMAENPEEVSELTEEAYYSAVKLLKTLESLESEVTV from the coding sequence ATGTCTCCCAACCAGTTACTGATAAAGTACGCTCTTCGATACCCATTCTGGAATTTCATTACCATCATATTGGGCTTCTCAGGAGCCCTCTTTAATGGTGTCAGCACCACTCTAATTGTGCCTGTAGTCTTGAGCTTTCTAGGCCAAGATGTGGTTTTGAATAGTGGCCCACCCATCATCCGCAGAATTCTGGGTCTTTTTGGCGGTGCTCCTGAGCAGTATCGACTATTGCTAATGCTAGGAGCCATTCTATTGGCTATTGCTCTCAAAAATGTAACTGGATATATTAACTCCTTGTCTGCAGGCCACTTAGCTCGCTTGCTAGTCAATGATCTCAGAAAGGAAGGATTGAGAATTCTTCTAGAAGTTGATTTGGATTTTTATAGTCAAATTAAGATTGGTGATATTACGAATCGAATTGGAAATGAAGTTGGTCGAACTGCCAAGTCAGTTCAAATTATCTTTCAACTCGTTTCTACGGTTGCCACCATCTTGGTATTTGTTGGGATATTGCTGTCAATATCCTGGCAGTTAACCTTGGTCTCTACGGGCTTGCTGCTGTTAGTTAATCTAACTAATCAATATTGGATTCAGCGCTCTAAAGAATTTGGTCGCACTTTGACCGAAGTTTCGAGAATGTATTCTAATCGTCTCCTAGATCTCTTGATTGGCATTCGTCTGATTAAATCTGCTGGAAATGAGAAAAAAGAATATGGACAAATAGAAGAACTCATTCAAGCGCGAGAAAAAGCTGAATTTCGCTCCCAAGCCAACTCTGCAGCGATCGGACCCGTGAACGAAATGTCTGGACTGCTGGCAGTGTTGTCGATCCTTTTTGTGGGGCGGACTTTTTTCTTCCAGCAACTAGAAGCTGTCTCGGCTGTATTACTGACTTACTTATTTGTTCTCTTTCGGCTCCTTCCCGTTATTGGTCAATTAAACAACGCTCGCAATACATTTGCTAACGCTACTGCCAGCGTCGAAGTTGTGGCTGACTTTTTGCGTAAAGATAACAAACCGTTTATGGCAAGCGGTTCAGTAACCTACAAGAAATTAGAAAAGGGCATCCGGTTTGAAAATGTCTCGTTTGCTTATCCTAGCCGCAACAGCTTAGTTTTGAAGAATGTAGACCTCTGGGTACCACGGGGAACAACGTTGGCTTTGGTAGGAGCCTCTGGTGCTGGAAAGTCAACGATGGCTGATTTGTTGCCTAGGTTTTATGATCCTACGGAAGGCCGCATCACTATAGACAACCAAGATCTGCGAGAGTTCAACCTCCAATCCCTGAGAAGGGCAATGGGGATCGTTAGCCAAGACACCTTCTTGTTTAATGATTCAGTTCTTAACAACATTGCCTACGGTAAAGAGGATGCCACCGATGAGGATGTAATTGAGGCGGCTAAGCGATCGAATGCTTACGAGTTTATTGTCCAGTTGCCTCAAGGCTTTGATACACCTTTAGGCGATCGCGGTGTTTTACTCTCTGGTGGCCAACGTCAGCGTCTTGCCATTGCTCGCGCCCTTCTGCGTAATCCGGAAATCTTGATCTTAGATGAAGCAACCAGTGCGTTGGATACAGTGTCGGAGCGCTTAGTGCAACAAGCTATAGACGAACTGAGCCGCGATCGCACAACTCTCGTGATTGCTCACCGTCTCTCCACTGTGCAAAAAGCACATCAAATCGCAGTAATGGATAAAGGCTCTGTTGTAGAACTAGGTTCCCATGAAGAGCTATTAAAGCAAGGCGGCTATTATGCGCGCCTGTGTCTAATGCAGTTTTCTGAGGATACCCAGGAAGCGCTCAAGGTTAGCAAACATGATGCCTTATCCAAAACCTCTTACGAAATTCGCACTCGTCTGAATTCAATGATTGTCTCCTTAAAGCTGATTGTTGATGGTATGGCAGAAAATCCAGAAGAAGTTAGTGAACTCACAGAAGAGGCCTATTATTCAGCAGTTAAGTTACTAAAAACTCTAGAGTCTCTTGAAAGTGAAGTTACAGTTTAG
- a CDS encoding NUDIX domain-containing protein, which translates to MPGHRPKKSADPVTQTALADFKVGVDNVIFSVDTLQNRLLALLVMRQEEPFLGQWCFPGTLVRQGESLEEAAYRILAEKIRVKNLYLEQLYTFGEPGRDPREAPDSYGVRYLSVSYFALVRFEEAELVANGVSGIAWYPLEQVPQLAFDHNRILQYGYQRLRNKLEYSPIAFEVLPDVFTLNDLYQLYITVLGENFSDYSNFRSRLLKLGFLYDTGIKVSRGAGRPASLYRFDANAFAPLKDKPLVFI; encoded by the coding sequence ATGCCAGGACACCGCCCCAAAAAGAGTGCAGATCCGGTAACCCAAACAGCATTAGCGGACTTCAAAGTTGGAGTAGACAACGTCATCTTCTCAGTCGATACTCTTCAGAACCGCCTCCTAGCTTTATTAGTCATGCGGCAAGAGGAACCATTTCTAGGTCAATGGTGTTTCCCCGGAACCTTGGTGCGCCAGGGAGAATCCCTAGAAGAAGCTGCCTACCGGATTTTGGCTGAAAAAATCCGTGTCAAAAACCTTTACCTAGAACAGCTTTATACCTTTGGTGAACCAGGTCGCGACCCCAGAGAAGCCCCTGATAGTTATGGCGTGCGCTATCTTTCAGTCAGTTACTTTGCCCTCGTACGGTTCGAAGAAGCAGAACTAGTTGCCAATGGTGTGAGCGGTATTGCCTGGTATCCCCTAGAGCAAGTACCCCAACTAGCCTTTGACCACAATCGAATTCTGCAATATGGGTATCAACGACTCCGTAACAAGCTGGAGTATAGTCCTATAGCATTCGAAGTACTGCCAGACGTCTTTACGCTCAACGACCTCTACCAACTTTACATAACTGTGTTAGGCGAGAACTTTTCGGACTATTCCAATTTCCGCTCTCGTCTACTCAAACTCGGATTTCTCTACGACACTGGTATCAAGGTGTCACGAGGAGCAGGACGCCCCGCAAGTCTCTACCGCTTTGATGCCAATGCCTTTGCTCCGTTGAAAGACAAACCGCTTGTATTCATTTAA
- a CDS encoding nicotinate-nucleotide adenylyltransferase: MTHPFSLSLPMLKIALFGTSADPPTAGHQAILSWLSQRFDYVAVWASDNPFKSHQTPLEHRSAMLRLLIQDIEPPRHNISLQPELSSPRTLITVDQARRQWPDADLTLTIGADLVAQLPTWYRIEDLLQQVKLLVIPRPGYPLKDNDLAELRRLGAKVAIADLTGPAISSTAYREAGQSEALSPTVEAYIHQEQLYACQDTAPKRVQIR; the protein is encoded by the coding sequence ATGACTCACCCATTTTCCTTGTCACTCCCTATGCTAAAAATTGCTCTCTTTGGCACTAGTGCTGACCCACCGACCGCCGGACATCAAGCGATCTTAAGCTGGCTATCCCAACGCTTTGACTACGTTGCAGTGTGGGCTTCTGACAACCCTTTCAAATCTCATCAAACACCTCTAGAGCATCGAAGCGCTATGCTGCGACTCTTGATTCAAGATATTGAACCGCCACGGCACAATATTAGTTTGCAGCCAGAGCTGAGCAGCCCTCGAACCTTGATCACCGTAGACCAGGCACGCAGGCAATGGCCTGATGCAGATCTCACCCTCACGATCGGGGCAGATTTGGTGGCTCAATTGCCTACTTGGTATCGAATAGAAGACTTACTGCAACAAGTCAAGCTTTTGGTTATTCCACGGCCAGGTTACCCTCTAAAGGATAATGATTTGGCGGAATTAAGACGGCTGGGTGCAAAAGTTGCGATCGCTGACTTGACTGGCCCTGCCATTTCCTCCACCGCCTACCGTGAAGCAGGCCAATCAGAAGCATTATCCCCAACCGTTGAAGCCTATATTCATCAAGAGCAATTGTACGCATGCCAGGACACCGCCCCAAAAAGAGTGCAGATCCGGTAA
- a CDS encoding nicotinate phosphoribosyltransferase — MANLELTLQPEDYSLLTDLYQLTMTACYTGEGIEQRRASFELTVRRLPENFGYLVAMGLAQALEYLEQLKFSATQIAALQASGIFSQAPGRFWSLLETARFTGDVWAVPEGTVVFANEPLLRIEAPLWQAQIVETYLLNALNYQTLIATRAARIRDAAGSQAVLLEFGTRRAFSPQAALWAARAALAAGLDATSNVLAALQLGRQPAGTMAHSLVMALTAVQGSEIEAFTAFHRYFPGAPLLIDTYDTIAAADQLAQQVKAGTMTLEGVRIDSGDLVTLSQQVRSRLPGVPIFASGDLDEWKIAELRAAGACIDGYGLGTRLVTGEPVNGVYKLVELDGLPVMKEASGKLTYPGRKQIFRRFEHGQIHSDRLGLITEVFQHEQPLLQTVFKQGDRLHLPESLATIAERTATAVASLPAELRRRDRPSPSPVEISAHLLELTEKTRHA, encoded by the coding sequence GTGGCCAATTTAGAACTGACGCTACAGCCAGAAGACTATAGTTTGCTGACCGATCTCTACCAGCTCACCATGACCGCCTGCTATACCGGGGAGGGCATTGAACAGCGTCGGGCTAGTTTTGAGCTAACCGTGCGACGCTTACCAGAGAATTTTGGCTATCTAGTGGCGATGGGTTTGGCTCAAGCACTGGAGTACTTAGAACAACTCAAATTTAGTGCAACGCAAATTGCAGCTCTACAAGCTAGCGGCATTTTTAGCCAAGCCCCCGGTCGCTTCTGGAGCTTGCTAGAAACGGCTCGCTTTACCGGAGATGTCTGGGCCGTTCCAGAAGGGACTGTTGTCTTTGCCAACGAACCGCTGTTAAGAATCGAAGCACCTTTGTGGCAAGCCCAAATTGTAGAAACCTATCTACTCAATGCACTAAACTACCAAACGCTCATTGCGACCCGCGCCGCCCGAATCCGAGATGCGGCGGGTTCGCAAGCCGTATTGCTAGAATTTGGCACTCGTCGCGCTTTTAGCCCCCAGGCCGCACTCTGGGCCGCAAGAGCCGCTTTAGCCGCTGGCTTAGATGCCACTTCCAATGTGCTGGCAGCCCTCCAACTCGGTCGTCAGCCCGCTGGGACGATGGCTCACTCCTTAGTGATGGCTTTGACTGCCGTCCAGGGAAGTGAAATCGAAGCGTTTACCGCTTTTCACCGCTACTTTCCGGGGGCTCCTCTGCTAATCGACACCTACGACACGATCGCCGCTGCCGATCAACTCGCTCAGCAAGTCAAAGCTGGCACCATGACCCTGGAAGGGGTAAGAATTGATTCTGGCGATTTGGTGACACTTTCGCAGCAAGTGCGATCGCGGCTTCCGGGCGTACCTATTTTTGCCAGTGGAGATCTAGACGAGTGGAAAATTGCAGAACTGCGGGCCGCAGGCGCTTGCATCGATGGCTACGGTTTAGGCACCCGATTAGTCACTGGAGAGCCTGTCAATGGCGTGTATAAGCTAGTTGAACTGGATGGTCTCCCGGTCATGAAAGAGGCTAGCGGTAAATTAACTTATCCAGGACGCAAGCAAATTTTTCGCCGCTTTGAACACGGACAAATCCATAGCGATCGCTTAGGGTTGATCACAGAAGTTTTTCAGCACGAGCAACCATTGCTACAAACCGTCTTTAAGCAAGGAGATCGCTTACACCTACCCGAATCCTTAGCAACGATCGCTGAACGCACAGCCACGGCTGTGGCTAGTTTGCCCGCAGAGCTACGTCGCCGCGATCGCCCATCCCCATCCCCTGTGGAAATTTCCGCTCATCTCCTAGAACTAACAGAAAAAACCCGCCACGCCTAA